From a single Nostoc edaphicum CCNP1411 genomic region:
- a CDS encoding DUF655 domain-containing protein: protein MQLISRQRYFLYIFLVIFSLAGCQRVQSYNQRPEPLPQDPLVQVYFNHSESSEYKESYRQQTRLGDDLEKQIADAITQAKSTVDVVVQELRLPKVAQALVDRQKAGVKVRIILENNYSRPWSSLTSAEVGKLDKREQERYKEFRQFIDINQDNQLSPAEINQRDALMILQNGQIPWIDDQADGSAGSSLMHHKFVIVDNRIVIITSANFTLSDTSGDFTNPNTLGNANNLLQIDSPELASLFTEEFNVMWGDGPGGQPDSRFGLQKPMRLPKQITLGNTQITVQFSPTSPTQPWSNSSNGLIGKTLDSATKSTDLALFVFSDQRLANILEKRHQQSIQIRALIEPQFAYRPYSEALDMMGVALSNKCKYEVDNHPWTNPITTVGVPVLPKGDLLHHKFGVIDSTTVITGSHNWSDAANYGNDETLVVIENPIIAAHYVREFARLYAKVKPGLPPAIQEKIKLEQTQCPQIKTSSSSEPQAIKQININTATLEELATLPGVGKKLAQRIILSRQQQKFTSLQDLERVPGVSARTVEKWSDRLTW from the coding sequence GTGCAACTTATCTCTAGACAAAGATATTTTTTATATATCTTTTTAGTAATATTCTCCCTTGCTGGTTGTCAACGAGTCCAGTCCTACAATCAGCGTCCAGAACCCTTACCACAAGACCCATTAGTTCAAGTTTACTTTAACCATTCTGAGTCTTCAGAATACAAAGAATCTTACCGTCAGCAAACTCGCCTTGGGGATGATTTAGAAAAACAGATTGCCGATGCTATTACACAGGCTAAATCTACAGTAGATGTGGTGGTGCAAGAATTACGTTTACCCAAAGTTGCTCAAGCATTAGTTGATAGACAAAAAGCTGGGGTAAAAGTCAGGATAATTTTAGAAAATAACTACAGCCGACCTTGGAGTAGCTTAACATCTGCTGAAGTAGGCAAGTTAGATAAAAGGGAACAGGAACGCTATAAAGAGTTTCGCCAATTTATCGATATTAACCAAGACAATCAACTCAGTCCAGCAGAAATCAATCAAAGAGATGCTTTGATGATTTTGCAGAATGGCCAAATTCCCTGGATTGATGATCAAGCAGATGGTTCAGCAGGTAGTAGCTTGATGCATCATAAATTTGTGATTGTGGATAATCGGATTGTAATTATCACTTCCGCAAATTTTACTTTAAGTGATACATCTGGTGATTTTACAAATCCCAACACTTTAGGGAATGCCAATAACTTATTGCAAATTGACAGTCCAGAATTAGCATCTTTATTTACAGAAGAGTTTAACGTTATGTGGGGTGACGGGCCGGGAGGTCAGCCAGATAGTCGATTTGGTTTGCAAAAGCCGATGCGTTTACCTAAACAAATAACTTTAGGTAACACCCAAATTACTGTACAATTTTCGCCTACTTCTCCAACTCAACCTTGGAGTAACAGTAGTAATGGTTTAATTGGCAAAACTTTAGATTCCGCAACTAAATCTACCGATTTGGCGCTATTTGTGTTTTCCGATCAGCGGCTTGCAAATATTTTAGAAAAACGCCATCAACAAAGTATCCAAATTCGCGCTTTAATTGAACCACAATTTGCCTATCGTCCCTATAGCGAAGCATTGGATATGATGGGGGTTGCTCTCAGTAATAAATGTAAATATGAAGTTGACAACCATCCTTGGACTAATCCAATTACTACTGTAGGTGTACCTGTGTTACCCAAAGGTGATTTACTGCATCACAAATTTGGTGTTATTGATAGTACAACAGTAATTACAGGTTCTCATAATTGGTCAGATGCCGCTAATTATGGTAACGATGAGACACTTGTAGTGATTGAAAATCCCATCATTGCTGCTCATTATGTGCGAGAATTTGCTCGTCTTTATGCCAAAGTGAAACCGGGCTTACCACCAGCAATTCAAGAAAAAATCAAATTAGAACAAACACAGTGTCCCCAAATAAAAACTTCTTCATCAAGTGAACCACAAGCGATTAAACAAATAAATATTAACACTGCAACTTTGGAAGAATTAGCAACTCTCCCTGGTGTTGGTAAGAAATTAGCGCAGCGGATAATTCTTAGCCGTCAACAGCAAAAATTTACATCTTTGCAAGACTTAGAACGAGTTCCAGGAGTGAGTGCTAGAACTGTAGAAAAATGGAGCGATCGCCTAACTTGGTAA
- a CDS encoding glycosyltransferase family 4 protein, producing MRIAQVAPLWERVPPPGYGGIELVVGLLTDELVRRGHDVTLFASGDSMSLAKLRSVHPRALRLDPTIKDFGIYEMLNLASVYERAEEFDIIHSHIGHGALSYANLVTTPTVHTLHGIFTPDNEKMFSFGKKQPYVNISDAQREPRLGLNCIATVYNGIDVSSYKFHSQPQDPPYLAFLGRISPEKGAHLAIEIAKQSGWHLKMAGKVDVVDVEYFEKEIKPLIDGEQIEYLGEANHVQKNALMGGAVATLFPITWREPFGLVMVESMASGTPVIAMKLGSTEEVISHGKTGFLCNNIQECISAIDRVIELDRYACRQYVENLFSVEHMTDGYEAVYQQIIAERFSQNGHFRNLVELASDRI from the coding sequence ATGAGAATTGCTCAAGTCGCTCCATTATGGGAAAGAGTTCCACCTCCAGGTTATGGTGGGATAGAGTTAGTAGTAGGGTTACTGACAGATGAATTAGTCCGACGCGGACATGACGTAACCTTATTTGCATCGGGAGATTCTATGAGTCTGGCAAAATTAAGGTCAGTTCATCCCCGTGCCCTCAGACTTGATCCGACTATCAAAGATTTTGGCATTTACGAGATGCTGAATCTAGCTTCGGTGTACGAACGCGCAGAAGAGTTTGATATTATTCATTCCCATATCGGGCATGGGGCATTATCTTACGCAAATCTTGTCACAACCCCTACAGTTCATACGTTGCACGGTATTTTTACCCCTGACAACGAAAAGATGTTTAGTTTTGGTAAAAAACAACCCTACGTCAATATTTCCGATGCACAACGAGAACCAAGGTTAGGGTTGAACTGTATAGCCACGGTTTACAACGGGATTGATGTCAGCAGTTATAAGTTTCACTCCCAACCACAAGATCCTCCTTACCTAGCGTTTTTGGGTCGGATATCTCCTGAGAAGGGAGCGCACTTAGCCATAGAAATTGCCAAACAATCTGGTTGGCACTTGAAAATGGCAGGTAAAGTGGATGTCGTTGATGTGGAATACTTTGAGAAGGAAATCAAACCACTGATTGACGGGGAGCAAATTGAGTATCTGGGTGAAGCCAACCATGTTCAAAAAAATGCTCTGATGGGAGGTGCAGTAGCAACTCTATTCCCCATCACTTGGCGGGAACCCTTTGGATTGGTGATGGTGGAGTCAATGGCTTCGGGTACGCCAGTGATTGCAATGAAATTGGGGTCTACTGAAGAGGTAATTTCCCACGGCAAGACGGGTTTCCTCTGCAATAATATTCAAGAGTGCATTAGTGCTATCGATCGCGTCATCGAGTTAGACCGCTATGCCTGTCGTCAGTATGTGGAAAATCTTTTCAGCGTTGAACACATGACTGATGGTTATGAGGCGGTTTATCAACAAATAATAGCAGAACGATTTTCTCAGAATGGGCATTTTCGCAATTTGGTTGAGTTAGCTAGCGATCGCATTTAA
- a CDS encoding ABC transporter permease, translating to MYLPILVLGFYSFNQSPYSATWQGFTLDWYGKLFSDDRILSALQNSMIVAGCAVAISAVLGTLMAVGLARYEFPGKKLYRGIAYLPLIIPDIAIAVATLVCLAAFAIPLSLWTIVAAHVVFCLAYVGLVVGSRLTNLDPHLEEAALDLGATPTQAFIKVLLPELMPGIVAGCLLAFVLSLDDFLISSFTAGSGSNTLPMEIFSRIRTGVKPDINALSVMLISVSAIVAIVAELIRASGEKKTFK from the coding sequence ATGTACCTGCCCATACTGGTACTTGGCTTTTATAGCTTCAATCAGTCACCCTACAGTGCAACTTGGCAAGGATTCACTCTCGATTGGTATGGCAAGCTGTTCAGTGACGATCGCATTTTATCAGCTTTGCAAAACAGTATGATCGTTGCTGGTTGTGCCGTGGCAATTTCAGCAGTGCTGGGAACCTTGATGGCGGTTGGGTTGGCGCGTTATGAATTTCCTGGTAAGAAATTGTATCGGGGTATTGCTTACCTACCATTGATTATTCCCGATATTGCGATCGCAGTAGCTACCCTAGTATGTCTAGCCGCCTTTGCAATCCCTTTGAGTTTGTGGACGATAGTTGCAGCCCATGTAGTGTTTTGTCTGGCTTACGTCGGACTTGTGGTTGGTTCACGACTGACTAATTTAGATCCTCATTTAGAAGAAGCAGCCCTAGATTTAGGCGCTACACCAACCCAAGCTTTCATCAAAGTATTGCTACCTGAATTAATGCCTGGGATTGTAGCCGGTTGCCTCTTAGCCTTTGTTCTCAGCTTAGATGACTTTCTCATTTCCAGTTTTACTGCTGGTAGCGGTTCTAACACCCTGCCAATGGAAATTTTTAGCCGGATTAGAACAGGAGTTAAACCTGATATTAATGCTCTTAGCGTGATGTTAATTTCCGTATCTGCGATCGTTGCTATTGTAGCTGAATTAATTCGCGCTTCTGGAGAGAAGAAAACTTTTAAATAA
- a CDS encoding bifunctional serine/threonine-protein kinase/formylglycine-generating enzyme family protein has product MQICQNPNCSNPFNSDSNRFCVSCGQSNFGKLLRNRYRVLRLLGEGGFSRTYATEDVDRLNAPCVIKQFFPQFQGTGQRTKAAEFFKEEAFRLYELGENHTQIPRLLAYFEQGASLYLVQEFIQGKTLLQEVQQQIYSEQQIWELLADLLPVLQFIHTHNVIHRDIKPENIIRRASDEKPVLIDFGGAKQVTQTSLGRQATVIYTLGYAPTEQMAGFACHGSDLYALGVTCVRLLTRCLPFQDASGQVNDPIYDAMNAKWLWRERLQEKGITISDDLGKILEKLLKHLPSERYQTAVEVLNDLKFATSNIEPVALKIVSMSQPILPPLPQKVIVPLPPLETFEFDVVTVDTGGREVNRMSCNANFFAEELGKSVTLEMVSIPGGTYMMGSPEFEGDADERPRHQVTVEPFFMGKFPVTQAQWRVVAALPKVKQALNPNPSKFKGLDRPVENVSWYEAVEFCLRLSEKTGRDYRLPSEAEWEYACRAGTTTSFHFGETITSELVSCTIEPKSKFRKETTNVGSFEVANAFGLYDMHGLVWEWCADAWHNNYNDAPSDGTAWEVGGDINRRVLRGGSWSFNAELCRSASRSWNESDGGLRVCGFRVVFSVEEII; this is encoded by the coding sequence ATGCAAATCTGCCAAAATCCCAATTGCTCAAATCCATTCAACTCTGATAGCAATAGATTTTGTGTGAGTTGCGGACAAAGCAACTTTGGCAAACTGCTAAGAAACCGTTACCGCGTATTAAGACTTTTAGGTGAAGGTGGATTTAGCAGAACCTATGCTACAGAAGACGTAGACAGACTAAACGCGCCTTGCGTCATCAAACAATTTTTCCCACAATTTCAGGGAACAGGACAACGCACCAAAGCAGCAGAATTTTTTAAAGAAGAGGCTTTTCGGTTGTATGAACTGGGAGAAAATCACACCCAAATTCCCAGATTACTTGCTTACTTTGAACAAGGTGCTAGTTTATATCTCGTACAAGAATTTATTCAAGGAAAAACTCTCTTACAAGAAGTTCAGCAACAAATTTATAGCGAACAACAAATTTGGGAACTTTTAGCTGATTTATTGCCAGTACTGCAATTCATTCATACCCATAACGTCATTCATCGGGATATCAAACCAGAAAATATTATTCGTCGTGCAAGTGATGAAAAACCAGTATTAATTGACTTTGGCGGTGCTAAACAGGTAACACAAACCAGTTTAGGAAGACAAGCTACAGTAATTTATACCCTTGGTTATGCCCCAACAGAACAAATGGCTGGATTTGCTTGTCACGGCAGTGATTTGTATGCTTTGGGTGTAACTTGTGTGCGTCTTTTAACTCGATGTTTGCCGTTCCAAGATGCTTCTGGACAGGTTAATGATCCTATTTATGATGCAATGAATGCTAAGTGGTTGTGGCGCGAACGTTTGCAAGAAAAAGGTATTACGATTAGCGACGACTTAGGAAAAATTTTAGAGAAATTACTAAAACATCTACCTAGCGAAAGATATCAAACAGCAGTAGAAGTTCTCAACGATTTGAAATTTGCAACATCGAACATTGAACCGGTTGCTCTAAAAATTGTTTCGATGTCCCAACCCATATTACCGCCGCTACCACAAAAAGTAATCGTACCATTACCACCCTTAGAAACCTTTGAATTTGACGTAGTGACAGTAGACACAGGTGGTAGAGAAGTAAATCGCATGAGTTGTAATGCAAACTTCTTTGCCGAAGAATTGGGTAAATCTGTCACATTAGAAATGGTATCGATTCCTGGTGGTACTTATATGATGGGTTCACCAGAGTTTGAAGGAGATGCTGACGAACGCCCTCGACATCAAGTTACCGTTGAACCATTTTTTATGGGGAAATTTCCCGTAACTCAAGCACAGTGGAGAGTAGTAGCAGCTTTACCCAAAGTTAAACAAGCTTTAAATCCAAATCCATCGAAATTCAAAGGTCTAGATAGACCAGTAGAAAATGTATCTTGGTATGAGGCTGTAGAATTCTGTCTCAGACTATCAGAAAAAACCGGACGCGACTATCGTTTACCGAGTGAAGCTGAATGGGAATATGCTTGTCGGGCTGGAACTACAACATCCTTCCACTTTGGCGAAACCATTACCTCTGAGTTAGTCAGTTGCACTATCGAACCAAAAAGCAAATTCCGTAAAGAAACAACCAACGTCGGTAGTTTTGAAGTCGCCAACGCCTTTGGATTGTACGATATGCACGGGCTAGTTTGGGAATGGTGTGCTGATGCGTGGCACAACAATTACAACGACGCACCCTCAGATGGAACAGCTTGGGAAGTTGGCGGTGATATTAATCGCCGAGTGCTACGGGGTGGTTCTTGGAGTTTCAACGCAGAACTTTGTCGCAGCGCTAGCCGTAGCTGGAATGAGTCAGACGGTGGACTGAGGGTTTGTGGCTTTAGAGTAGTATTTTCCGTAGAGGAGATTATTTAG
- a CDS encoding phytoene desaturase family protein: MQNTDIVVIGSGIGGLSCAALLARYGFDVIVCESHSIPGGAAHSFERNGFKFDSGPSLYSGLSYSPSTNPLKQVLDAIGSELPCVTYDTWGCCLPEGDFDTSVGAEQFSEVLMKLRGNHAVTEWQELQRVMEPFASAAISIPPAALRFDLGAARTVAPFAPSLAKHLTDVIKLTGPFSRIMDGVVKDPFTRNWLNLLCFLLSGLPADGTSAAEVAFMFADWYRPDAVLEYPIGGSGALVDSLVQGLERHGGKLMLGAHVEEVLVEGNRAVGVRLRDRQEIRARRAVISNASVWDTLKLLPEKAIPKNYRAKRQATPECDSFMHLHLGIDAQGLQSDLRCHYIVVNDWELGITAPQNVVVISIPSILDPSLAPPGKHVIHVYTPGNEPYSIWQGMDRKNQEYAEQKRSRAEVMWQALERIIPDIRSRCEVTLVGTPLTHERYLRRHQGSYGPAIQAGSSMFPGPGTPLPGLMCCGDSTFPGIGLPAVAASGMIAANTLAPVNKHLAMLQDIKCI; encoded by the coding sequence ATGCAAAATACAGATATAGTCGTCATTGGTAGCGGTATTGGCGGTTTAAGTTGTGCTGCTCTTTTGGCACGGTATGGCTTTGATGTAATAGTCTGCGAAAGCCACTCCATCCCTGGTGGTGCGGCCCACAGCTTTGAGCGCAACGGTTTCAAATTTGACTCAGGGCCGTCTCTTTATTCTGGACTGTCTTACAGTCCATCTACCAATCCCCTAAAACAAGTATTGGATGCAATTGGTTCTGAACTACCATGCGTAACCTACGATACTTGGGGTTGTTGTTTACCAGAAGGTGATTTTGACACATCGGTTGGTGCAGAGCAATTTTCTGAAGTGCTGATGAAATTGCGTGGTAATCATGCTGTTACCGAATGGCAAGAACTCCAGCGCGTTATGGAACCATTCGCTAGTGCAGCAATTTCTATACCACCAGCCGCATTACGTTTTGATTTGGGTGCAGCTAGAACTGTAGCCCCGTTTGCCCCATCTCTGGCAAAACATCTGACAGATGTCATCAAGTTGACGGGCCCTTTCAGCCGGATTATGGATGGCGTTGTTAAAGACCCATTTACCCGAAATTGGCTGAATTTGCTGTGTTTTCTGCTTTCTGGACTACCCGCAGATGGCACTAGTGCCGCAGAGGTAGCATTTATGTTTGCTGATTGGTATCGACCAGATGCAGTACTTGAATATCCCATTGGTGGTAGTGGTGCTTTAGTTGACAGCCTTGTACAAGGATTGGAGCGTCACGGCGGGAAGCTGATGCTGGGCGCTCATGTGGAGGAAGTGCTTGTAGAAGGGAATCGTGCAGTGGGTGTGCGTCTGCGCGATCGCCAAGAAATTCGGGCGCGTCGAGCAGTAATTTCTAATGCATCGGTTTGGGACACACTGAAGCTACTACCAGAAAAGGCAATACCCAAAAACTACCGCGCTAAACGACAGGCGACACCTGAGTGTGATAGCTTCATGCATCTGCATTTAGGTATTGATGCTCAAGGATTACAGTCAGATTTGCGGTGTCATTACATCGTGGTTAATGACTGGGAATTGGGCATAACAGCACCTCAGAATGTTGTGGTGATCTCAATTCCTTCAATTCTCGACCCATCCCTTGCACCACCGGGTAAACACGTGATTCATGTGTATACTCCTGGTAATGAGCCATACTCTATCTGGCAGGGAATGGATAGAAAGAACCAGGAATACGCCGAGCAAAAGCGATCGCGTGCAGAAGTAATGTGGCAAGCACTAGAGCGGATCATTCCAGATATTCGCTCTCGTTGCGAAGTCACACTTGTTGGTACACCTCTCACCCACGAGCGTTATCTCCGTCGTCACCAAGGTTCTTATGGGCCAGCAATTCAGGCTGGATCTAGTATGTTTCCTGGGCCTGGCACACCTCTACCGGGATTGATGTGCTGTGGAGACTCGACATTTCCCGGCATTGGTTTACCAGCAGTCGCCGCCAGTGGGATGATTGCTGCAAATACCCTTGCACCTGTTAATAAGCATTTAGCCATGCTTCAAGATATCAAGTGCATTTAA
- a CDS encoding type II toxin-antitoxin system VapC family toxin, whose amino-acid sequence MKITYIDSGVLISATDGISRIAEKALEILGDSQREFASSEFVKLEVSPKSVFNKQTEEAQFYEEFFSDVTYWASDLAHIVQDAYQIASQYGLAAMDALHVAAALSVGAEELVTTEKRTKPMHRVTSVNVVSIFDS is encoded by the coding sequence ATGAAAATAACTTATATTGATTCTGGAGTGTTAATCAGCGCAACAGATGGTATCAGTAGAATTGCCGAGAAAGCTCTTGAAATATTAGGAGATTCCCAACGGGAATTTGCTTCTAGTGAATTTGTCAAATTAGAGGTAAGTCCTAAATCAGTTTTTAACAAGCAAACAGAAGAAGCTCAATTCTATGAAGAATTTTTTAGCGATGTTACCTATTGGGCGAGTGATTTAGCTCATATTGTTCAAGATGCTTACCAAATTGCTTCTCAGTATGGTTTAGCAGCTATGGACGCGCTTCATGTAGCTGCGGCGTTGTCAGTTGGCGCAGAGGAATTAGTCACAACTGAGAAAAGAACAAAGCCCATGCATCGAGTAACTAGTGTTAATGTAGTTTCTATTTTTGATTCATAA
- a CDS encoding DUF2281 domain-containing protein, whose protein sequence is MIPEQELLTKWRSLPPDKQEEVLDFVEFLRLKNSANKTPLGERLWQIRTRIVASGKNLLNEDEIEQELANRRGGIQGREVL, encoded by the coding sequence ATGATTCCAGAACAAGAGTTATTAACAAAGTGGCGTTCTCTTCCCCCAGACAAACAAGAGGAAGTTTTAGATTTTGTCGAATTTCTTCGTTTGAAAAATTCTGCAAATAAAACCCCATTGGGAGAACGTTTGTGGCAAATTCGTACTAGGATTGTTGCTTCCGGTAAGAATTTATTAAATGAAGATGAAATCGAACAAGAACTAGCCAATCGCAGAGGTGGAATACAGGGTAGAGAAGTTCTCTAG
- a CDS encoding caspase family protein: MKRRTFLQRIGSILAVLGITEAEWLSLGNRYYQALAQPSSRKLALLIGINQYPKIPALSGCLTDVELQRELLIHRFGFQGSDILTLTEEEASREFIEAAFLDHLGKQAKPGDVVVFHFSGYGSRVKLETSPEAMQNALVPANGSTNTQNEKIVNYILEETLLLLLRSLPTDRVTAVLDTSYYAASTVLGLKSRALQESVAKLATEELDFLKQLKTQKLSSTPIVLAATSEPKQSAREGLFSGFSAGLFTYALTQYLWEFTPATTIQVALSHVENSLFKLGSKQQPGNLENLSPNLSPKRREALNSPPSLVGKGARRLGLPDSIIGAEGAVTAIEEDGKTVHLWLAGLPPQVLLYYGVNSRLTLATTEQLVLRSRTGLTAKAQISKIEGANSLQVGQLVQEAVRVLPRNINLTIALDTGLERIERVDATSAFAASSHVSTVVAGEKSADYIFGKLQEIPSRYGLFTLGGELIPNTTGEVGEAVKLTAQKLAPKLSTLLAAKLWRLTENQGSSRLPLKVTLEIISKISPRVVMQRETVRAFKTETPIKKSLPTPIVPIGSRMQYRVENQSDRPVYLILLGLKNNHTAVAFYSWETPQEPNTEDTKPLLKEVVIAPGETLTLPQTNGAPAFFCEQQLIFSTAPFGGTIAALNTAKYSTEQQPINPLLNSLDVAQALLQDLHNASILKTEMNGTAADSYILDVNNWASLSFSFQVV, from the coding sequence ATGAAACGGCGCACGTTTTTACAGAGAATTGGCTCAATACTCGCGGTATTGGGGATAACTGAAGCTGAGTGGTTGTCTTTGGGAAATCGCTATTATCAGGCTTTGGCACAACCAAGTTCGCGTAAGTTGGCATTGTTAATAGGTATTAACCAATACCCCAAAATTCCAGCCCTCAGTGGTTGTCTGACGGATGTGGAACTCCAAAGAGAACTTTTAATTCATCGCTTTGGTTTCCAAGGGTCAGATATTCTCACCTTAACTGAGGAAGAAGCTAGTAGGGAATTTATTGAAGCGGCTTTTTTAGATCACCTGGGCAAGCAAGCTAAACCCGGTGATGTAGTCGTCTTCCACTTTAGCGGTTATGGCAGTCGTGTCAAATTGGAAACATCGCCAGAGGCAATGCAAAATGCTCTGGTGCCAGCTAATGGAAGTACAAACACACAAAATGAGAAAATAGTCAACTATATATTAGAAGAAACTCTACTGCTATTATTGCGATCGCTCCCCACAGACCGTGTAACAGCAGTATTAGATACTAGCTATTATGCTGCTAGCACAGTCTTAGGATTAAAAAGTCGCGCCCTTCAGGAGTCAGTAGCAAAGTTAGCAACAGAAGAACTCGACTTTCTTAAACAACTTAAAACTCAGAAGTTATCCAGCACTCCGATTGTTTTAGCAGCTACCTCAGAACCAAAGCAGTCAGCAAGGGAAGGACTATTTTCTGGTTTTAGTGCCGGGTTATTTACCTACGCTTTGACGCAGTATTTGTGGGAATTCACCCCAGCCACCACAATTCAAGTCGCCCTGTCGCATGTGGAAAATTCTCTATTCAAATTGGGTAGTAAACAGCAACCAGGGAATCTGGAAAACCTCTCTCCAAACCTCTCTCCTAAGAGGAGAGAGGCTTTGAATTCTCCCCCTTCCCTTGTAGGGAAGGGGGCTAGGAGGTTAGGTTTGCCAGACAGTATTATTGGTGCAGAAGGAGCGGTAACAGCTATTGAAGAAGACGGCAAAACAGTCCATCTGTGGTTGGCAGGATTACCTCCCCAAGTTTTGCTATACTACGGAGTGAATTCTCGATTGACTTTAGCAACAACAGAGCAATTGGTATTGCGATCGCGGACTGGGTTAACAGCAAAAGCGCAAATTTCCAAGATTGAAGGCGCAAATTCCCTACAAGTCGGGCAACTTGTCCAAGAAGCAGTCCGGGTTTTACCCCGAAATATTAATTTAACAATAGCTTTGGATACTGGATTGGAAAGAATTGAGCGGGTAGACGCCACAAGCGCCTTTGCCGCATCTTCCCATGTGTCCACCGTAGTAGCAGGAGAAAAATCTGCTGATTATATATTTGGTAAGCTACAGGAAATTCCTAGTCGTTATGGTCTATTTACTCTTGGTGGTGAGCTAATTCCTAATACCACGGGGGAAGTAGGAGAAGCAGTAAAATTAACAGCGCAAAAGTTAGCGCCCAAATTATCAACCTTGCTAGCAGCCAAGTTATGGCGACTCACGGAAAATCAAGGTTCTTCTCGCTTGCCTCTCAAGGTAACTTTAGAAATAATTAGTAAAATATCGCCTCGCGTCGTCATGCAACGCGAAACAGTACGAGCTTTCAAAACTGAAACTCCGATTAAAAAATCACTCCCCACTCCAATTGTCCCTATCGGTAGTCGAATGCAATATCGAGTGGAAAACCAGAGCGATCGCCCAGTATATTTAATCTTGCTGGGATTAAAGAATAATCATACAGCAGTTGCCTTCTACTCTTGGGAAACTCCTCAAGAACCAAACACTGAAGATACCAAGCCTCTCCTCAAAGAAGTTGTCATCGCTCCAGGTGAAACCCTCACCCTACCCCAAACTAATGGTGCGCCAGCTTTCTTTTGCGAACAACAGCTGATTTTTAGTACAGCCCCTTTTGGCGGAACTATCGCCGCTTTGAACACTGCTAAGTATTCCACAGAACAACAACCAATTAACCCATTGTTGAATTCCTTGGATGTTGCACAAGCGTTGCTACAAGACCTACATAACGCCAGCATCCTTAAAACAGAGATGAATGGTACAGCAGCCGACTCATATATCTTGGATGTGAATAATTGGGCAAGTCTTAGCTTTAGTTTTCAAGTGGTGTAA
- the sat gene encoding sulfate adenylyltransferase, translating to MSHNPDAIAPHGGQLVNRIATSEQRAEFLSKADFLPRVELDDRAVSDLEMIAIGAFSPLTGFMNQEDYDRTVTEMRLANGLVWSIPITLSVNEEVASPLPEDGLIRLDNSRGEFIGVLQLTQKYHYDKTREARNVYRTDDVNHPGVQVLYNQGTVNLAGDIWLLQREPHPQFPTYQIDPAASRQMFKDKGWKTIVGFQTRNPIHRAHEYIQKCALETVDGLFLHPLVGATKEDDIAADVRMRCYEILLEHYYPLDRVALAINPAAMRYAGPREAIFHALVRKNYGCTHFIVGRDHAGVGDYYGTYDAQYIFEEFAPTELGIVPMKFEHAFYCTRTKQMATSKTSPSRPEERIHLSGTKVREMLRRGELPPPEFSRPEVAAELARAMRIEVPV from the coding sequence TTGAGTCACAATCCAGATGCCATAGCCCCCCACGGTGGACAGTTGGTTAACCGTATCGCCACATCAGAACAAAGAGCAGAGTTCCTATCAAAAGCTGACTTTTTGCCACGAGTAGAACTTGACGATCGCGCCGTTTCTGATCTAGAAATGATTGCGATCGGTGCTTTTAGTCCACTCACGGGTTTTATGAACCAGGAAGACTACGATCGCACTGTTACAGAAATGCGATTAGCTAACGGTCTTGTGTGGTCAATCCCGATTACACTATCGGTAAACGAAGAAGTAGCTTCCCCGTTGCCAGAAGACGGCTTAATCCGTCTGGATAACTCCAGAGGCGAATTTATCGGAGTTTTGCAACTCACCCAAAAATATCACTACGACAAAACCCGCGAAGCAAGAAATGTCTACCGCACTGATGATGTCAATCATCCAGGCGTGCAGGTACTCTATAACCAAGGTACTGTAAATCTGGCGGGTGATATTTGGCTGTTGCAGCGTGAACCTCATCCCCAGTTTCCCACTTACCAAATTGATCCAGCTGCCTCACGGCAAATGTTTAAAGACAAGGGTTGGAAAACCATCGTCGGCTTTCAAACTCGCAACCCCATCCACCGCGCCCATGAATATATTCAAAAGTGCGCTTTAGAAACTGTTGACGGTCTATTTTTGCACCCATTAGTCGGGGCGACAAAAGAAGATGATATTGCCGCTGATGTGCGGATGCGTTGCTATGAAATTTTACTGGAACATTACTACCCTTTAGACCGAGTAGCTTTAGCAATAAATCCAGCCGCAATGCGCTATGCTGGGCCTCGTGAGGCCATATTCCATGCTTTAGTCCGCAAAAACTACGGCTGTACTCACTTTATTGTTGGACGGGATCATGCTGGTGTCGGTGACTATTATGGCACTTACGACGCTCAGTATATATTTGAAGAGTTTGCGCCAACTGAATTAGGCATTGTGCCAATGAAATTTGAACACGCTTTCTACTGCACGCGCACTAAGCAGATGGCAACATCTAAAACTAGTCCCAGCAGGCCAGAAGAACGCATTCATCTATCGGGAACAAAAGTCCGAGAAATGCTGCGGCGCGGTGAGTTACCTCCACCAGAATTTTCCCGTCCTGAAGTAGCAGCAGAGTTGGCGCGGGCAATGCGGATAGAAGTGCCAGTTTAG